One region of Vallitalea okinawensis genomic DNA includes:
- a CDS encoding class I SAM-dependent methyltransferase has product MKQIEKNRFFSMADTFDKMAPKLVPQYDFLQDELFNIIDYEEDECINVVDLGAGSGILIEKILKRYPNSKCYWVDYSQQFLGVAKKKLSQYGNRVEFIISSFEDDWENKIKDHVHLVVSMSAIHHLTNREKVDLYKRAFTILQPNGWFVNIDEMKTLYGEAYRNSMVFWSDYVDQSKSSIPPAQLKYYDNWTIHFNNWKQRNIENMNTPKQKGDDLHESFVDQLTWLRESGFKSVDVFVKYHLWCIIGGQK; this is encoded by the coding sequence ATGAAACAAATTGAAAAAAATAGATTCTTTTCTATGGCGGATACTTTTGATAAGATGGCCCCTAAGCTTGTACCTCAATATGACTTTTTACAAGACGAGTTGTTCAATATTATTGATTATGAAGAAGATGAGTGTATTAATGTAGTCGACCTTGGAGCTGGTAGTGGTATTCTCATTGAAAAAATTCTGAAACGTTACCCCAATTCTAAATGTTACTGGGTTGACTACTCTCAGCAGTTTCTCGGTGTTGCAAAGAAAAAATTAAGCCAATATGGTAATCGAGTTGAGTTTATCATATCCTCTTTTGAGGATGATTGGGAGAATAAAATCAAAGATCATGTTCATCTAGTGGTCTCTATGTCCGCTATTCATCATCTTACAAATAGAGAAAAAGTTGATTTATATAAAAGGGCATTTACTATACTTCAACCTAATGGTTGGTTTGTTAACATTGATGAAATGAAAACCTTATATGGTGAAGCCTATAGGAATAGCATGGTATTTTGGTCGGACTATGTGGATCAAAGTAAAAGCAGTATTCCTCCAGCACAATTGAAATACTACGACAACTGGACAATTCACTTTAACAATTGGAAACAAAGAAATATTGAGAATATGAATACACCTAAACAAAAAGGGGATGATTTACACGAGAGTTTCGTAGATCAATTAACCTGGTTGAGAGAATCCGGATTTAAATCAGTTGATGTTTTTGTTAAATATCATTTGTGGTGTATTATTGGAGGACAAAAATAA
- a CDS encoding GNAT family N-acetyltransferase: protein MSNKISVTIERINKDNYHKFDDMISWRINGVERSAEGRQISENADFTEVLDELCHPDFYVYAAEYQGRFIGWISLIYMPKIGKWKKGVIYVDELWTTPEFRQMGVAYRLMQKAFELQTETGAVKVRLYTNNPAARMLYEKCGLEVKETAVFME from the coding sequence ATGAGTAATAAAATATCTGTTACCATAGAACGAATTAATAAAGACAATTATCATAAGTTTGATGACATGATATCTTGGAGAATTAATGGAGTTGAAAGATCAGCAGAAGGGCGACAGATAAGTGAAAATGCTGATTTTACGGAGGTATTAGATGAACTATGTCATCCAGATTTCTATGTCTATGCTGCAGAATATCAAGGGCGATTCATTGGATGGATTTCATTAATCTACATGCCAAAGATCGGTAAATGGAAAAAAGGAGTTATTTACGTTGATGAGCTATGGACTACACCAGAATTTAGGCAAATGGGGGTTGCCTATAGGTTAATGCAAAAAGCTTTTGAACTCCAAACTGAAACTGGAGCAGTAAAAGTGAGGTTGTATACCAATAATCCTGCTGCTAGGATGCTGTATGAGAAATGCGGTTTAGAAGTCAAAGAAACTGCTGTGTTTATGGAGTAG
- a CDS encoding serine hydrolase domain-containing protein: MKFVRKMIGALMITTFILITCNNIVYAQTLDQSVEAFEKMTDDYMKLVLEEYKVAGVAISVVKDGNVFFEKGYGYMDVKGKLPVTSDSTAFQIASVSKLFTATAAMQMVQQGKLSLDEDVNQYLTAFKIKNPYSKPVTLRYLLTHTAGFDYWVPLYLKTKGGEFFDELEPLEEILNKGMPEVIREPGTYCQYSTYGMSLAGYLVEVVSGMSIEDYITKNILEPLDMNHSSYRLNMDIIDNMSKPYKYKENKYLEDNYTVMSNHPSGSICASASDVAQFIIMHLNKGEYKGNSLLNRSIASKMHQHEYPKDERLTGFGLGFFETIRNGHRTIEHGGYLPPFSSKLTMLPEDNIGMFIAINTDSKKSSKVCNEFVDKFYDFFTSKPKNEIVKKYIPLDIDVNKVKGNYIFEGYGRNDLTKLKSVLLTCNIQCDNNDNLVFETSNMTCHYKYVGEGLFYSEKYNTYCKFYENHGKMFISILGFDYEKASDTNVKLFKMVIITLPLILITFLMTVISIIRKRKIHDKETLILKSLLSLSCIFIMMYYGLNGVMAIKSMMADTFIVFNFIIPLIKTVCYLLVLFTTMVIIFIIREWTRNKFLLRSKIFYSVIVITIGIHLVFMYIMNGFKL, encoded by the coding sequence ATGAAATTTGTAAGGAAAATGATAGGCGCATTAATGATTACGACCTTTATTTTGATCACGTGTAATAATATTGTATATGCACAAACTTTGGATCAATCTGTTGAAGCTTTTGAAAAAATGACAGATGATTATATGAAACTGGTTTTGGAAGAGTATAAGGTTGCGGGAGTAGCCATTTCAGTTGTAAAAGATGGTAATGTGTTTTTTGAGAAGGGTTATGGTTATATGGATGTAAAGGGGAAATTACCTGTAACTTCAGATTCAACAGCATTTCAAATAGCTTCTGTCTCAAAGTTATTTACAGCTACAGCTGCTATGCAGATGGTCCAACAGGGAAAATTATCCCTTGATGAAGATGTTAATCAATATTTAACAGCATTTAAAATAAAAAATCCTTATTCCAAGCCTGTTACATTGAGGTATCTTTTAACTCATACAGCAGGATTTGACTATTGGGTGCCGCTATATCTGAAAACAAAAGGGGGTGAATTTTTTGACGAATTAGAACCCTTAGAAGAAATATTGAATAAAGGTATGCCTGAGGTTATTAGAGAGCCAGGAACTTATTGCCAATATAGCACTTATGGTATGTCTCTAGCAGGGTATTTGGTTGAAGTAGTGTCTGGAATGTCTATTGAAGACTATATTACTAAAAATATATTAGAGCCTCTTGATATGAATCATTCATCTTACAGATTAAATATGGACATTATCGACAATATGTCAAAGCCTTATAAATATAAAGAAAACAAGTATTTAGAAGATAATTATACAGTAATGAGCAATCATCCTAGTGGATCCATATGTGCGTCAGCATCGGATGTAGCACAATTTATTATTATGCATCTTAATAAAGGTGAATACAAAGGAAATAGTTTATTAAATAGAAGTATTGCTAGTAAGATGCATCAACATGAATATCCTAAGGATGAACGGTTGACAGGCTTTGGTCTAGGTTTTTTTGAAACAATAAGGAATGGTCATAGAACCATCGAACATGGAGGATACTTACCACCTTTTTCATCCAAACTAACCATGCTCCCAGAAGATAATATTGGGATGTTTATTGCAATTAATACAGATTCAAAAAAAAGTAGTAAAGTATGCAATGAGTTTGTGGATAAATTCTATGATTTTTTTACGAGTAAACCTAAAAACGAGATAGTAAAAAAATATATCCCCTTAGATATAGATGTTAACAAAGTAAAGGGTAATTATATATTTGAAGGATATGGACGTAACGATTTAACAAAATTAAAATCAGTTCTATTGACTTGTAACATTCAATGTGATAATAATGATAATCTGGTTTTCGAAACAAGTAATATGACATGTCACTATAAATATGTAGGAGAAGGTCTTTTCTATAGTGAGAAATACAATACTTATTGTAAGTTTTATGAAAATCATGGTAAAATGTTCATTTCAATATTAGGTTTTGACTATGAGAAAGCATCCGATACTAATGTAAAACTATTTAAAATGGTAATAATTACTTTGCCTTTAATATTAATTACTTTTCTTATGACGGTGATTTCAATCATAAGAAAGAGAAAAATTCATGATAAGGAAACTTTAATCCTTAAAAGTTTATTAAGTCTATCATGTATATTTATCATGATGTATTATGGTTTAAATGGTGTTATGGCAATAAAATCTATGATGGCAGATACCTTCATTGTTTTTAATTTCATCATTCCATTAATTAAGACGGTATGTTATCTATTAGTACTATTTACAACAATGGTTATTATTTTTATCATAAGAGAATGGACTAGGAATAAATTTTTGTTAAGATCAAAGATTTTTTATTCAGTGATTGTTATTACTATAGGCATTCATCTTGTGTTTATGTATATAATGAATGGTTTTAAATTATAA
- a CDS encoding LysR family transcriptional regulator, with protein sequence MSMEMELYRIFYIVATHKNISRAAEALFISQPALSKSIKKLEEKMGCKLFIRSSRGVVLTKEGEILFNHVENAMSELLKGENIIHKLINNEKGLIRIGVSNALCKYFLIPHLRSFHEEFPDIKILVINKTTNDTLEMLDNGEIDFGIVSFPFMHSGYEYTELMKIHDIFVTKKVYYNELDQVVSIYNLSRYPIMLLEPDNITRQYLDKYFLDNKIEIEAEIEIGNMEFLIEFAKIGLGISAVIREFVKDDLEEGILKEIPVNPAPVSRSIGIVTHKNIPVSIASQSFISYLINKSNMRN encoded by the coding sequence ATGAGTATGGAAATGGAGTTATATAGAATATTTTATATAGTAGCAACACATAAGAACATATCTAGAGCTGCGGAGGCTTTGTTTATTAGTCAGCCAGCTTTGAGTAAATCTATAAAGAAATTAGAAGAAAAAATGGGGTGTAAGCTTTTTATTAGAAGTTCAAGAGGTGTAGTTCTTACAAAAGAAGGTGAAATTCTTTTCAATCATGTTGAAAATGCTATGAGCGAATTATTAAAGGGTGAAAATATCATTCATAAACTAATTAATAATGAAAAAGGACTCATAAGAATTGGTGTGAGCAATGCACTTTGCAAGTATTTTCTTATTCCTCATTTACGATCTTTTCATGAGGAGTTTCCTGATATTAAAATATTGGTAATCAATAAAACCACTAATGATACATTGGAAATGCTTGATAATGGTGAGATAGATTTTGGGATTGTAAGTTTTCCTTTCATGCATAGTGGATATGAATATACAGAATTAATGAAAATACATGATATTTTTGTTACTAAAAAAGTATATTATAATGAGTTGGATCAAGTGGTATCAATATATAATTTATCAAGATATCCTATTATGCTTTTAGAGCCGGATAATATAACAAGACAATATTTAGATAAATACTTCTTGGATAATAAGATTGAAATAGAGGCTGAAATAGAGATAGGTAATATGGAGTTTTTAATAGAATTTGCAAAAATAGGGCTTGGCATATCAGCTGTAATCAGAGAATTTGTGAAAGATGACTTGGAAGAAGGGATTTTAAAAGAAATACCTGTGAATCCAGCTCCGGTCAGCAGGTCAATTGGTATTGTTACTCACAAGAATATCCCAGTCTCCATTGCATCTCAGTCTTTTATCAGTTATCTAATTAATAAGAGTAATATGAGAAACTAG
- a CDS encoding oxidoreductase, translated as MSKWTINNIPDLSGKVAIVTGGNKGLGFECAKALAGKEATVVIACRSKRLGLEAISRIKKETPNAKVEVIELDLLDMKKIELFSKKFIEQYNRLDILLNNAGVVNLEKLRHNKTGREMHMATNHLGHFALTGFLLPVIKMTNAARIVTVSSGAYRYGVIDFDDFDWHKREYNRGKSYGDSKLANVLFMKELQKRFDKAGINAVSVSAHPGLTATERQQSVGIGGGFSKMIASPVEVGVLPLLRAATEQDVKPKSLFGPKYFIWGAASIQSIKGLGNDESLAEKLWDFSEKILGIKYRF; from the coding sequence ATGAGCAAGTGGACAATAAATAATATACCAGATTTAAGTGGTAAAGTTGCTATTGTTACAGGTGGAAATAAAGGGCTTGGTTTTGAGTGTGCTAAAGCTTTGGCGGGGAAAGAAGCTACAGTTGTAATAGCTTGTAGAAGTAAAAGACTAGGTCTTGAAGCTATTTCTCGAATAAAAAAAGAAACTCCAAATGCTAAAGTTGAAGTGATTGAATTAGATCTTTTAGATATGAAAAAAATTGAATTGTTCTCAAAAAAATTCATAGAGCAATATAATAGACTAGATATATTATTAAACAATGCAGGTGTAGTTAATCTTGAGAAATTACGACATAATAAAACTGGCAGAGAGATGCATATGGCTACGAATCATTTAGGTCACTTTGCATTAACAGGTTTTCTTTTACCTGTTATAAAAATGACCAATGCCGCTAGAATAGTAACTGTTAGTAGTGGTGCATATAGATATGGCGTTATAGATTTTGATGATTTTGATTGGCATAAAAGAGAGTACAATCGCGGTAAATCATATGGTGATAGTAAACTAGCTAATGTTCTTTTTATGAAAGAGCTTCAAAAAAGATTTGATAAAGCAGGGATAAATGCAGTATCAGTATCTGCTCACCCTGGTTTAACTGCAACTGAAAGACAGCAATCCGTTGGTATTGGTGGTGGTTTTTCTAAAATGATTGCATCACCTGTAGAAGTAGGTGTATTACCACTTCTTAGAGCAGCAACGGAACAAGATGTCAAACCAAAATCTTTATTTGGACCTAAGTACTTTATATGGGGGGCAGCGAGTATTCAATCTATAAAGGGATTAGGAAATGATGAAAGTTTAGCTGAAAAACTTTGGGATTTCTCTGAGAAAATTTTAGGTATAAAATATCGATTTTAA
- a CDS encoding TetR/AcrR family transcriptional regulator encodes MLKNQVHPAAIRSRNLITDSLLVLMKNSSYEEITVKEITDQAVLTRRTFYAHFKTKEEVIDYKINGLNGELTSIISNHSNKDHHEIALLYFGFWVDHIDLLMQLYEHNLMQLLFNNFEKNIRDIRSYFGCTLSEQDEQYADYSSAFFTSVLSSILNRWIETGAKESAKELVKLLEQITYKFSSSFRDS; translated from the coding sequence ATGTTGAAAAACCAAGTCCACCCAGCTGCAATTCGCTCTAGAAATCTTATAACAGACAGTTTACTAGTTTTAATGAAAAATAGTTCATATGAAGAAATAACAGTAAAAGAGATCACAGATCAAGCTGTCCTTACGAGACGAACTTTTTATGCTCATTTTAAGACAAAAGAAGAAGTTATTGATTATAAAATTAATGGTTTAAATGGAGAATTGACCTCAATAATATCTAATCACTCCAATAAAGACCATCATGAAATTGCGCTCTTATATTTTGGTTTTTGGGTAGATCATATTGACTTACTCATGCAACTGTACGAACACAATTTGATGCAGCTATTATTTAACAATTTTGAAAAAAATATAAGAGATATTCGTTCTTATTTCGGTTGTACACTTTCCGAACAAGATGAACAGTATGCTGATTATTCTTCAGCATTTTTTACAAGCGTTTTATCAAGTATTCTCAACAGATGGATCGAGACAGGTGCAAAAGAATCTGCAAAAGAGCTTGTTAAGTTACTAGAGCAAATCACTTACAAGTTTTCATCAAGTTTTAGAGATAGCTAA
- a CDS encoding carbohydrate kinase family protein, with protein MLINNKVLLLGGIIIDSYIVTEQYPERGQDTCIKNSFDKVGGCSINVAITLRNLGCDPYIVSGVGNGHRGKIIMDYLIEQGLNTAFIKPEDGSTGYCLTLLDETGERTFLTFKGCEETLTDQILTEDLLGNMSYAYVTGYYLLNSQYKDEKLALLRQLKRNGTKIVFDPGSLVDTMDIDFLKSVLKLAHIMIPNKTEVDKIINKLNIKKEFHKWCLENDSELIIIKNGRQLLNVYTQDNHYQLEPYSVSAIDTTGAGDSFAGGFIYSLINRKSIEESMKIASACGAIATTFLEPHGTFGMDDLLQIMSTREES; from the coding sequence ATGCTTATTAACAATAAAGTCCTTTTACTAGGTGGCATTATAATTGATAGCTATATTGTGACAGAGCAATACCCAGAAAGAGGCCAAGATACTTGCATTAAAAACTCTTTTGATAAAGTAGGTGGCTGCTCCATTAATGTGGCAATTACCTTGAGGAATTTAGGGTGTGATCCCTATATTGTTTCAGGAGTCGGTAATGGTCATCGAGGTAAGATCATTATGGATTATCTTATAGAACAGGGACTTAACACAGCATTTATAAAACCTGAAGATGGTAGTACGGGATATTGTTTAACCTTACTTGATGAAACAGGTGAAAGGACATTTTTAACTTTTAAAGGATGCGAAGAAACTCTAACGGATCAAATACTAACTGAAGATTTACTGGGTAATATGTCTTATGCCTACGTTACAGGTTATTATTTACTAAATAGTCAATACAAAGATGAAAAACTAGCTTTGTTACGTCAGCTAAAGAGAAATGGAACAAAAATTGTATTTGATCCTGGATCACTTGTTGATACCATGGACATTGATTTCTTAAAGTCAGTTTTGAAGTTAGCACACATTATGATTCCAAATAAAACTGAAGTGGATAAAATAATAAATAAGTTAAATATAAAGAAAGAGTTTCATAAGTGGTGTCTAGAAAACGATAGTGAGCTTATTATCATAAAAAACGGTAGGCAACTACTCAATGTTTATACCCAGGATAATCACTATCAATTAGAACCTTATAGTGTTTCAGCAATTGATACGACTGGAGCTGGGGATAGCTTTGCGGGAGGATTCATTTATAGCCTTATAAATAGAAAGAGTATAGAGGAATCTATGAAGATTGCTAGTGCATGTGGTGCCATAGCAACTACATTCTTAGAGCCTCATGGAACATTTGGTATGGATGATTTATTACAAATAATGAGTACTCGAGAGGAGAGTTAA
- a CDS encoding oxidoreductase: protein MEKLWRFTDILSLKGKTILVTGGNSGLGYESVKMLASKHATVILASRSLERGVKAKANILNDIPNASIEVMRLDLGSLQSIKQFAEAFKLKYKQLNILLNNAGIMNAPYGKTSDGFEQQIGINHLGHYALTGHLFEVLKQTPQSRIVNISSLMHKKGIIDFDSFLYENGKSYNPQEAYAQSKLANLLFTYSLKKKVKEAQLNIKVLAAHPGGAKTSLGRYSKDTTSRKLIKKIIYPLLMQSATDGAMPGLRAALDSDAKSGMYLGPSGLFESSGQPYISKAAQSAYDDETAEKLWTISEELTGITYIFE from the coding sequence ATGGAAAAATTATGGAGATTTACAGATATCCTTTCTCTAAAAGGAAAAACTATTCTTGTCACAGGCGGCAATAGTGGACTAGGTTATGAGTCAGTTAAAATGCTTGCTTCGAAACATGCAACTGTCATTTTAGCGAGTCGTTCTTTAGAAAGAGGCGTAAAAGCAAAGGCAAATATTCTAAACGATATCCCGAATGCATCTATAGAAGTTATGAGGTTAGATTTAGGAAGTCTACAATCAATTAAGCAGTTTGCTGAAGCATTTAAGTTAAAGTATAAGCAACTGAACATTTTGCTAAACAATGCTGGCATTATGAATGCCCCTTACGGTAAAACTTCTGATGGATTTGAACAACAAATAGGCATCAATCATCTTGGACATTATGCCTTAACAGGACATTTATTCGAGGTCTTAAAGCAAACACCACAGTCGCGTATCGTTAATATCAGTAGTTTAATGCATAAAAAAGGTATAATTGATTTTGATAGTTTTTTATATGAGAATGGCAAGAGCTATAATCCTCAAGAAGCATATGCCCAGTCAAAACTGGCTAATCTTCTCTTTACTTACTCTCTAAAGAAAAAGGTCAAAGAAGCTCAGTTAAATATTAAAGTTTTAGCTGCACATCCAGGCGGTGCGAAAACAAGCTTAGGAAGGTATTCTAAAGATACTACATCTCGTAAGCTAATAAAAAAAATCATCTATCCCCTTCTAATGCAAAGTGCTACTGATGGTGCTATGCCAGGATTACGAGCTGCACTTGACTCTGATGCAAAAAGTGGCATGTATTTGGGACCATCTGGTTTGTTTGAATCTTCAGGACAACCATATATTTCAAAGGCAGCCCAATCGGCATATGATGATGAAACTGCAGAAAAATTATGGACTATTTCAGAAGAGTTAACTGGTATAACATATATTTTTGAGTAG
- a CDS encoding EFR1 family ferrodoxin (N-terminal region resembles flavodoxins. C-terminal ferrodoxin region binds two 4Fe-4S clusters.) encodes MQNIIFYFTGTGNSLNVSKQIGERIGDTKLVRITSETVLDYRSEKVDRIGIVYPVYFGAIPNLVSNFLSRVKLPESKYVFLIATCGGLAAGANDQGRRILSRKKLKVDAGYTITMPSNNQTSYPPISSDKLVISIDTSAHKINMIASEVNNKLKKPVNSSFASLIAPPLSHIVIPKHSDKKFEVEESCIGCGLCKRVCPAHNINLIHAKPNWNHNCTRCTACLQICPKQAIQYGSSRNWGRYIHPNITVNELIIKLIP; translated from the coding sequence ATGCAGAATATAATATTTTATTTTACTGGAACAGGTAATTCTTTGAACGTATCAAAGCAAATTGGAGAAAGAATTGGTGATACAAAGCTAGTTCGTATAACAAGTGAAACAGTATTAGATTATAGGTCAGAAAAGGTTGATAGAATAGGTATTGTATATCCTGTTTACTTTGGAGCAATACCAAATCTTGTGAGTAATTTTTTATCAAGAGTTAAGTTACCTGAAAGCAAATATGTTTTCTTGATTGCTACATGTGGCGGTTTGGCAGCAGGTGCCAATGACCAAGGTAGGAGAATTCTTTCAAGAAAAAAATTAAAGGTAGATGCAGGATACACTATAACAATGCCATCAAATAATCAAACATCGTACCCACCTATTTCTAGTGATAAATTGGTAATTTCAATCGATACTTCAGCTCATAAGATCAATATGATAGCTTCCGAAGTCAATAATAAATTGAAGAAACCAGTCAACAGTAGTTTTGCAAGTCTGATTGCTCCTCCACTAAGTCACATCGTTATTCCAAAGCATTCGGATAAAAAGTTTGAAGTTGAGGAGAGTTGTATAGGATGTGGTTTATGTAAGCGAGTTTGTCCTGCACATAACATTAATCTGATTCATGCAAAGCCTAATTGGAACCATAATTGTACGAGATGTACTGCTTGTTTACAAATATGCCCTAAACAAGCAATTCAGTATGGATCATCAAGAAATTGGGGCAGATATATTCATCCAAATATTACAGTAAATGAGTTGATAATAAAGTTAATACCATAG
- a CDS encoding ADP-ribosylglycohydrolase family protein, producing MIDRAYGCLIGAAIGDAMGMPASFMSPDQVKRVYGKITGFLKPKEEQVAHGNLDEGEITDDTEETLIISSVLIDGDGFDEELFINKMREWAIDNKMLESTVIGPSTRNFLEAIIEGRDYYEKGKLGDTNGGAMRVAPIGIYNHGNVEKTIQDAILSAKPSHGSKPGVASACAIAAAISLSVEGKSTPSQVMDAAYLGAKEGEEVGYDIPAPSVSSRIKLAKQLVDKHQEKSLEEISYILYKYIGAGMKSYESIPLSLGIFYAAKGDFEKGIIAAINIGDDADTNGSIVGALCGAFSGYHKINPTWVQKVKESNKIDFEQIATDLLQ from the coding sequence ATGATAGATAGGGCATACGGGTGTTTAATTGGAGCAGCCATAGGAGATGCTATGGGAATGCCGGCTTCATTTATGTCACCTGATCAGGTGAAAAGAGTATATGGTAAGATTACGGGATTTCTTAAACCAAAAGAAGAGCAAGTAGCTCATGGCAACTTGGACGAGGGTGAAATAACAGATGATACAGAAGAAACCCTTATCATATCATCGGTATTAATTGATGGTGATGGATTTGATGAGGAATTATTTATAAATAAAATGAGGGAATGGGCTATTGATAACAAGATGCTGGAATCCACTGTCATAGGTCCTAGTACAAGAAATTTCTTAGAAGCAATTATTGAAGGCAGAGACTATTATGAAAAAGGTAAACTTGGCGATACAAATGGAGGAGCAATGCGAGTAGCCCCTATTGGCATCTACAATCATGGTAATGTTGAAAAAACCATACAAGATGCAATATTATCAGCAAAACCCTCCCATGGGAGTAAGCCTGGCGTCGCTTCTGCATGTGCTATTGCAGCGGCAATATCTTTATCAGTAGAAGGCAAAAGCACTCCTTCTCAAGTAATGGATGCTGCTTATCTAGGAGCAAAAGAAGGCGAAGAAGTTGGCTATGATATACCTGCACCATCGGTATCATCAAGAATTAAATTAGCTAAGCAGTTGGTCGATAAGCATCAAGAAAAATCCTTAGAAGAGATTTCATATATCTTATATAAGTATATAGGTGCGGGGATGAAAAGTTACGAATCTATACCACTATCATTAGGAATATTTTATGCTGCTAAAGGTGATTTTGAAAAAGGAATCATCGCAGCTATTAATATAGGTGATGACGCTGATACCAATGGGTCAATCGTCGGTGCCTTATGTGGAGCGTTTAGTGGCTATCACAAGATCAATCCGACTTGGGTCCAAAAGGTAAAAGAGAGCAACAAAATTGATTTTGAGCAGATTGCAACGGATTTGCTACAATAA
- a CDS encoding MATE family efflux transporter, producing the protein MNSKLETERIAKLILRFSIPSMIAILVNTFYNIIDRIFIGQFVGTDALAGLTIVYPIMLVIFAGSALIGRGGANLISINLGKDDVEASQKVFTTTIVTTIIFGGVMSVFGYISLKPILGLLGASGEVLTFGYDYMSYIFIGVIFWILSFTLSCTVRAEGKATLSMIAMVVSAITNIALDYIFIVNLDMGVRGAAIATIIAQGIGFLILASYYLSTSHHVIMKKKYLIPELDIVKRLLTIGLPSYFVTVGSGVSLIVLNRYLGVYGGVGAVASIGAIGSLMSFFNIPVFGIQNGIQPIIGYNFGAGNQERIRATVLQSIIMTFLTGSLIFIVIRFQASNLISLFIDNNTNYIIQGMIGLKIYSLLIPFTGIINISIAYLQSIEQPMQATLISLSKQIVILIPTVILFSKYWGIDGIWYAVPLSDGISIVIALLIIFRHNIKGGSMKRIYT; encoded by the coding sequence ATGAATAGTAAATTAGAGACAGAACGTATAGCAAAATTGATTCTGCGTTTTTCTATACCATCGATGATAGCCATATTGGTTAATACTTTTTATAATATCATAGATAGAATATTTATCGGTCAGTTTGTAGGCACAGATGCATTAGCTGGTCTGACAATAGTTTATCCTATTATGCTAGTTATTTTTGCAGGATCAGCACTAATTGGCCGAGGAGGCGCTAACTTAATATCTATAAATCTTGGTAAAGATGATGTAGAAGCAAGTCAAAAGGTTTTTACAACAACAATTGTGACAACTATTATATTTGGTGGTGTAATGTCTGTCTTTGGCTATATCAGTTTAAAACCTATTTTAGGTCTTCTAGGTGCATCTGGTGAAGTATTAACCTTTGGTTATGATTACATGTCCTATATTTTTATAGGAGTTATCTTTTGGATATTGTCTTTTACACTAAGTTGTACTGTAAGAGCAGAAGGTAAGGCTACATTATCAATGATAGCGATGGTGGTGTCAGCAATTACAAATATCGCATTAGATTATATATTTATTGTAAATTTAGATATGGGTGTCCGAGGTGCTGCGATAGCAACGATTATTGCACAGGGGATAGGATTTTTAATTTTGGCGAGTTATTATTTAAGTACAAGTCATCATGTTATAATGAAAAAAAAGTATTTGATACCGGAATTAGACATCGTTAAAAGACTACTTACAATAGGCTTACCATCTTATTTTGTTACAGTGGGTAGTGGTGTGTCATTAATAGTATTAAATAGATATTTAGGGGTGTACGGTGGTGTAGGTGCTGTTGCATCCATCGGTGCAATTGGTAGTTTGATGTCGTTCTTTAATATACCGGTATTCGGTATTCAAAATGGTATACAACCAATTATCGGGTATAATTTTGGTGCAGGTAATCAAGAGCGCATAAGAGCTACTGTTTTACAATCCATTATAATGACATTTTTAACGGGTTCTCTAATATTTATTGTGATACGTTTTCAAGCTTCTAATTTAATTAGCTTATTTATTGATAATAATACCAATTACATTATTCAAGGTATGATTGGGCTCAAAATTTATTCACTTCTGATTCCATTTACAGGTATAATTAATATTTCAATTGCTTACTTACAATCTATTGAGCAACCTATGCAAGCAACACTGATTTCTTTGTCGAAGCAAATAGTTATTCTAATACCTACTGTTATTTTATTTTCTAAATATTGGGGTATTGATGGCATTTGGTATGCAGTGCCTCTGTCAGATGGCATATCGATTGTCATTGCTTTGTTAATTATCTTTAGACATAACATTAAAGGTGGAAGTATGAAGCGAATATATACATGA